GTTCGGCTCGTTCCACGAGATGACGGAATATGCCACGACGCGCGCCATCCCGGTCGTGCCGGTTCTGTTCGAGGGGACGTTCGACTCGGTGCGTCAGGTGCGCGATTTCGTCAGCCAAGCGCACGCCCAGCCGTCAGCCCTGGGCGGCGAGCGGGAGGGCGTGGTGCTGCACATTGCAGCCGGGTTCCCCGCTGCCGACTTCCAGGGCAATGTCTGCAAGAGCGTGCGCGTGGGGCACGTGCAGTCGGACGAACACTGGTCGAAGCGGTGGCGGGCGTGCCGCATCGCGCGCCGGTAGGGAGCTTGCCAACCAGCGGGAACCCGGCAGGGTGCGCGTCAGATGCCGAGGTCGTACTGCTCGTAGTCGGTGAGGACGGCTTGGCGGTTGGCCTCGTTCCAGCGGTTGGCGGCGGCGTCGGCGGCGAGCGGGCGGTAGGCGAACACCGGCTCGTCCGGGAAGCGCTGCCGGCGGGCGTCGATGCCGAGGGCGATGACGCGGGCGCGGCGGTGGATGCGCTCGTCGCTGTACGGCTCCGGCTGCTCGCCCAAGACGCCGGCGATGCTGGCGCGGCGGTGGAAGCCGAAGGTGAGCGACACGCGGCGGCGCTCTGAACGGTTGGCAAAGGCGCCGTGCAGGATCTGGCGGTTGACCAGCGCGATGTCGCCGGGCCGGCACACCATCGGCACGGCGCCCGGCAGCCGGTCGGAGCCGCCGTTGGCGGCCACGCGCGCCTTGATGTCGATCTTGCCGCTGCTGTGCGAGCCGGGGATGAGCCACAGCCCGTTCTCGGGGGTGGTGGGATAGAGCTGCGCCATGAAATTGAAGCCGTGCGTGCCGGCGTCCAGTTCCGGGTTGTCCCAGTGGGTGGTGCCGTCCTGGTGCCAGGCGGTGGACGGCCCGAGGCCCGCCTCCTTGATCCACAGCGCCTCGCGGAACGGCACGAAGTCGGGGCCGTTGACATGCGCCGCTACCGCGAGCAACTCCGGGTGGCCGTACAGGCGCAGGAAGCTGT
The sequence above is drawn from the Spirochaetaceae bacterium genome and encodes:
- a CDS encoding phytanoyl-CoA dioxygenase family protein, translated to MGDAYVAEGVRRAAALGNRGPLEFTDDGALAPHIDDAYWRTGFYIFEEVFGDDEVADLVADFDRFLERTPTSSTATTDAAGRPALSPGPSGRKRFTFGKPLGDPFGGTGAARGRYQARMTEYDAPEDAPAEVLVNVVGALQFMDSFLRLYGHPELLAVAAHVNGPDFVPFREALWIKEAGLGPSTAWHQDGTTHWDNPELDAGTHGFNFMAQLYPTTPENGLWLIPGSHSSGKIDIKARVAANGGSDRLPGAVPMVCRPGDIALVNRQILHGAFANRSERRRVSLTFGFHRRASIAGVLGEQPEPYSDERIHRRARVIALGIDARRQRFPDEPVFAYRPLAADAAANRWNEANRQAVLTDYEQYDLGI